From the genome of Papaver somniferum cultivar HN1 unplaced genomic scaffold, ASM357369v1 unplaced-scaffold_21, whole genome shotgun sequence:
tgtgtattttatggtgggtaacccaccacccacccgacccaacccattgtaatgtgggtcgggtgaaaaccgacccattgttatgttgggttggttgtgggtgacaacttctgctacccaccatcagtgggttgggtggtgggtgaggtcaaacccgacccaaaccgacccatgtgcagccctagttactACCGCTAGCACGGTAAAAATTTAGAAGGATATAGTTTTGGGTGGAAATAAGTAAATTcccttggatttttttttttttttgagctcaGCGAGGGTTCTAATTTCCAGCAGACATTTCTAGGGTTTAACGTTTATTCATTTTCCCAATCATCATGCTTTAATCCAATTCCAGATCTAGAATCTCTCAATCAGCATCATGTTTACTCTCCGTAGAGCTTCAAATCATCTCAGAACCAGACTACATAGTTTAAGAGCAGTAGGAGCAGCAGCTCCTCCCCAATCATATCATTCGAAATCAAACATTCTTCATCAAATttcacaaaatcaatcaattaatcTTCACCAGACCCGACCAAATCATCGAAATTTCTTCACATTTCTTGGTTCTAACTCACAATCAGATGCAAAGAGTAACGGGGAggaagaacaacaagaagaagaagatgaaggtgaAAATctggaagatgggttcgatgagCTCGATGATCCTTCTACTAAGGAAGAGGATACAGTTTCTAAGGCAGAGGAGGAGGAGGTAACAACTGTTCCTTTCGATCTATTTCATGTAATAGTTAGTGCACCTTCAAGGGATGTTTATGCAGCACTTGATAAATTTATGGAAGAAGTTAAGGCAGTAGAGCATGTTAAGATCAGGGAAGTGTTGCATAATCTTAGAAAATGCAAAATGTATGAATTTGCATATCAATTATCAAACTGGTTAGAATCAAAACACTTGTTTATTTGTGAAGAAGAGAAAGATTACGCGACTCGGCTCGATTTGATTGCTAAGAGACGCGGAATGGCATTGGCTGACAAGTATATGAAAAATTTGATCCCGGAGACCTGTAAGGGGGAAACGGTGTACGGGACTATGTTGTCTAATTATGTTAGTGTTGGTGATGTGAAGAATGCTGAACAAGTGTTTGAGAAAATGAGGGGTTTGGGGTTCCCGGTGAGTGGGTTTGTTTGTCAACAGATGATATTGTTGTACAAGAAATTTGATAAGAGGAAGGTAAAGAGTGTGCTGATGTTAATGGAGGAAAATGATGTGAAGCCGACTCGTTTTATCTACCTTCTGTTGATAGATTTAAAAGGGGAGGCTAATGATATAGCAGGGATGGAAGAGTTGGTTGAATCCTTGAAAAGTGATGGTTTGGAGTTAGATAACTATATCCGCGCCGTTTTGGCTAGACACTATATTGCTGCA
Proteins encoded in this window:
- the LOC113339770 gene encoding pentatricopeptide repeat-containing protein At1g80270, mitochondrial-like — protein: MFTLRRASNHLRTRLHSLRAVGAAAPPQSYHSKSNILHQISQNQSINLHQTRPNHRNFFTFLGSNSQSDAKSNGEEEQQEEEDEGENLEDGFDELDDPSTKEEDTVSKAEEEEVTTVPFDLFHVIVSAPSRDVYAALDKFMEEVKAVEHVKIREVLHNLRKCKMYEFAYQLSNWLESKHLFICEEEKDYATRLDLIAKRRGMALADKYMKNLIPETCKGETVYGTMLSNYVSVGDVKNAEQVFEKMRGLGFPVSGFVCQQMILLYKKFDKRKVKSVLMLMEENDVKPTRFIYLLLIDLKGEANDIAGMEELVESLKSDGLELDNYIRAVLARHYIAAGLDEKAGKILKEMEGEVLEENRGVCKGLLPLYAALGKADEVERIWKVCESDGRADDSLAAISAFGKVGRVEKAEEIFEKRIKSGKNISSKVYTALMDVYIDHKLLTKGEDLVKRMASASHPINRFVWHTLVKLYVDAGEVEKADAALQKALQLWDKRKKPPLYKSFHVIMDQYSRRGDIHNTEKIFHHLKQSGYVSKLWDYQSLLHAYIKAKVPAYGLRERMMADKLTPNKFVAGLLAQVDPFKKTAISDLLD